One segment of Chloroflexota bacterium DNA contains the following:
- a CDS encoding SDR family NAD(P)-dependent oxidoreductase — protein sequence MHQGQPGLPTDGQPELALSPLKRAFLAIEDLQARLAQAERARHDPIAVIGIGCRLPGGVMGPAEYWRLLCDGVDAVTEIPADRWDVDAYYDANPDAPGKMSTRWGGFISNVDRFDAGFFGIAPREAALMDPQQRLLLEVTWEALEHAGLAPDRLSGSKTGVFFGLTGVDYARLYHQSHGHEGLNAYYASGMAESVAAGRVSYVLGLQGPGLAVDTACSSSLVAVHLACQSLRSGESAMALAGGVSLMLSPENGITFSRYHMLASDGRCKAFDAAADGFGRGEGCGIVVLKRLADAVRDGNRVLAVIRGSALNQDGASSGLTAPNGPSQVAVIRQALADGGVSPHQVGYVEAHGTGTALGDPIEAGALGDVFGPGRAYDNPLRVGSAKTNLGHLEAAAGITGLIKTVLMLQHGELPATLHFNTPSPHIAWDEARIAVQTGHDVWTPGGSPRIAGVSSFGFSGTNAHVVLEEAPAPRDASSAPVRPVQVMALSARDGAALRALVAQVASVVEAAPDSGLGDLCYTANTGRAHLRERLAVVGTSRSELGSGLRAYLNGHDSPVLTSGRSEMADPPRVAFLFTGQGAQYAGMGWQLYQSEPTFRATLDQCADALAGELDRPLLTLLTPGDPAGALLDRTAYAQPALFAVEYALARLWESWGIKPGALLGHSLGEYVAACLAGVFTLDDGLRLVAERGRLMQALPAGGTMAAVFAPVSQVEPLVAVAADHLAIAAMNGPEHVVLSGDREAVQAVVCQLEANGIRTRPLATSHAFHSPLLDPMLDALERRVGEIALAAPQIRMVSNLTGLLAKGELLRPAYWREHARQPVRFADGVATLLHEGYRTFVEIGPHPVLAGMTTAIGGEIALTALPSLRRGRDAWQQILQSLGRLYTLGVNVDWAGFDRGRARRIVDFPTYPFQRERHWLPAAQPRPAVHSPHAGTHPLLGGKLRSALTTRQFEAELACETLPYLRDHHVGGLPILPAAGFIELVRAAADAAFGAGAHLVRDLAIPRRLTCTPGEVRVVQTLIEPDGQDQAVVRVYGSTDEDDGWQLQATASVVRSVSTNDERARRYRATPAEIQRGLPQSLDPADHYARLGARRIDLGASLQGVRQLWYGDGAALGLLELPTAAKHGGAYGVHPALLDAALQVLAAAVSDPQTAYLPLGLQRFQLHCEPGARIWCHARLRDGSQGAVASRSQELLLADLELMDDDGRLVAEIGELQLRRVHLEKLEGPASDDRRDLYYEVQWQVGGRDVAPDDGVRAAPPVIELPRIASGVDLRAPAVREACVLARFEPFVLRLEQVSFEYILQALSALGWKAREGDRFATDALATQLRIDGRYGQLLERFLAILEEEGVVRRDGDGWCVLRAPQTPDDPTRACEALLSEFPETSSQIALTRRCGSQLAGILRGEIDPLQVLFPGGSLDLAESLYLNSPSAVAYNSLVQEAVTRFVNQSPVDRTIRILEVGAGTGGTTAHLLPHLPADRTEYAFTDVSPHFLSRAREKFRAYPQVRYESLDLERDPEEQGFQPGQFDVIVSANAVHATADLARSLGCIHRLLRPGGLLALLEVTERQRWIDITFGLTDGWWRFTDRHLRSDYPLLDRAQWHAALGAAGFEEAVALPRPAASGPFDRADGAPRQALLLAQKLLDARRAPASSKGEPGAWIILADRGGVGDALAAALRSDGHRVTVVVPGASYGAHGGQRVEVAPAAPADFRRLLADIRVSHGPSLAGVVHLWSLDSAADERSSEADLDRAIAHSSRSALHLVQELSAAGFAQVPRLWLVTRNAQAVPQVEDERPVVHVSQSPLWGLGWTISLEHPELRAIRIDLDDSPSRQCAEVLLDEVTRPDEEDQVAWRAGRRLVARLTRREPPASELRTRERPNDTPVRLGFSARGTIDNLRLAPAARRQPDAGEIEIEVLGTGLNFKDVLNVLGMYPGDPGPLGGECSGFVVAVGAGVEGLIPGDAVVALAPGAFGTFVTAPASMVARKPDNLTFAEAAGFLIPFITAQFALSHLGHMRAGERVLIHAAAGGVGLAAVRLALQAGVEIFATAGSVEKRGYLRALGVRHVFDSRSLGFAHEIREATDGQGVDLVLNALTGEAIPLSLSLLRDGGRFLELGKQEQVAAEQLRQLGRRIEYFIIDWGETAREQPHVIRAMLVDLLRAAEQGALTPLPTQTFPLDQAVDAFRFMAQARHIGKIVLSQGAGAAAAGAAIRADATYLITGGLRGLGLEVAQLLVARGAQRLVLMGRSLPTDSARAEIARLARAGAEIVVVQGDVSCEADVERALTLAHTPTRPLRGVVHSAGVLHDGVLGQQTWERFQHVLSPKVGGSWLLHTATRSRPLDFFVLFSSAASLVGSAGQGNHVAANAFLDALAHHRHGLGLPATSVNWGGWSEVGAAAGTDVRERLAERGVGTISPGEGLTAFERLLADGAAQVGVLPVDWPRFLERYGSQPRPPFFRRVQAVQMPVAVADTAPAPSSDLHDRLAAAAPERRRRVLLAYVQEQCARILGLRPEQVGERVPLHELGLDSLMAVELRNVLAHGLGEDRALPATLVFDHPTSEALTDYLAASIPLLQMAASRLPDASTLPGREFLLGDDLPSDTGSDVDDGRAIEVLLAALEDLSEDEVERLGVKRMLERDR from the coding sequence GTGATCGGGATCGGGTGCCGGCTGCCTGGCGGCGTCATGGGGCCAGCGGAGTATTGGCGGCTGCTCTGCGATGGGGTCGACGCAGTCACTGAGATCCCCGCCGACCGCTGGGATGTCGATGCCTACTATGACGCCAACCCCGATGCCCCGGGCAAGATGAGCACTCGGTGGGGCGGCTTCATCTCGAACGTGGACCGCTTCGACGCTGGCTTCTTCGGTATCGCCCCCCGCGAGGCCGCGCTGATGGACCCACAGCAGCGCCTGCTTCTCGAAGTGACGTGGGAGGCGCTCGAGCATGCTGGTCTGGCGCCCGATCGACTGTCTGGAAGCAAGACGGGTGTCTTCTTCGGTCTGACCGGGGTGGACTACGCCCGCCTGTATCACCAGAGCCATGGCCACGAGGGGCTCAACGCCTACTACGCCTCCGGCATGGCCGAAAGTGTCGCGGCAGGACGCGTTTCGTACGTGCTCGGGCTGCAAGGGCCTGGCCTCGCGGTTGACACCGCCTGCTCATCGTCCCTTGTCGCGGTTCACCTCGCCTGCCAGAGCTTGCGGTCCGGCGAGAGTGCCATGGCGCTCGCGGGTGGCGTCAGCCTGATGCTTTCGCCGGAGAACGGGATCACGTTCTCCAGGTATCACATGTTGGCGTCAGATGGCCGCTGCAAGGCGTTTGATGCTGCCGCGGACGGCTTCGGGCGGGGCGAGGGTTGTGGCATTGTCGTGCTGAAGCGGCTCGCGGACGCTGTCCGAGATGGAAACCGGGTCCTGGCAGTGATCCGTGGCTCGGCGTTGAATCAGGACGGGGCCAGCAGCGGCCTGACGGCCCCCAACGGCCCGTCACAGGTAGCGGTCATTCGACAGGCGCTTGCGGATGGTGGTGTCTCACCGCATCAGGTCGGGTACGTCGAAGCGCATGGGACTGGCACGGCGCTGGGCGACCCCATCGAGGCCGGTGCCCTCGGCGACGTGTTTGGGCCTGGACGCGCGTATGACAACCCGTTGCGTGTCGGGTCGGCGAAGACGAATCTCGGGCATCTCGAAGCAGCGGCCGGCATCACAGGTCTGATCAAGACGGTGCTGATGCTGCAGCATGGTGAGCTGCCGGCCACCCTCCACTTCAACACACCCAGCCCCCATATTGCCTGGGACGAGGCGCGGATCGCCGTCCAGACGGGCCACGACGTCTGGACGCCAGGTGGATCGCCGCGTATTGCTGGCGTCAGCTCGTTCGGCTTCAGTGGAACGAATGCCCACGTGGTGCTGGAAGAAGCACCGGCCCCACGGGACGCCTCCTCGGCGCCGGTGCGGCCCGTTCAGGTGATGGCGCTCTCTGCGCGGGACGGCGCGGCGCTCCGTGCGCTCGTGGCGCAGGTTGCGTCCGTTGTCGAGGCCGCTCCGGACAGCGGGCTCGGCGATCTCTGTTACACGGCGAATACTGGGCGGGCCCATCTGCGCGAGCGGCTCGCCGTCGTCGGTACGAGCCGCTCAGAGCTTGGCTCGGGGCTGCGCGCGTATCTCAACGGCCATGACAGCCCGGTGCTGACGTCGGGCCGGAGCGAGATGGCTGACCCGCCGAGGGTCGCGTTCCTGTTTACCGGACAAGGAGCGCAATACGCCGGCATGGGCTGGCAGCTCTACCAGTCTGAGCCTACGTTCCGGGCGACGCTCGATCAGTGTGCCGACGCGCTGGCCGGCGAGCTCGACCGTCCGCTGCTCACACTCCTGACGCCGGGCGATCCTGCCGGCGCGCTGCTCGATCGGACGGCCTACGCCCAGCCGGCCCTGTTCGCGGTTGAGTACGCGCTGGCCCGGCTCTGGGAAAGCTGGGGGATCAAGCCGGGCGCCCTGCTGGGGCACAGTCTCGGGGAGTATGTGGCCGCCTGCCTGGCTGGCGTGTTCACCCTCGACGATGGGCTGCGCCTGGTCGCGGAGCGCGGACGGTTGATGCAGGCGTTGCCGGCGGGCGGAACGATGGCTGCTGTGTTCGCGCCGGTGTCCCAGGTCGAACCGCTGGTGGCGGTTGCGGCCGATCACCTTGCCATCGCGGCAATGAACGGGCCGGAACACGTGGTGCTGTCTGGCGACCGTGAGGCCGTCCAGGCGGTTGTGTGCCAACTCGAAGCGAACGGAATCCGCACGCGCCCGCTGGCGACGTCTCACGCGTTCCATTCGCCGCTGCTCGATCCGATGCTCGACGCGCTCGAACGCCGAGTTGGCGAGATCGCGCTCGCTGCGCCCCAGATCCGGATGGTCTCAAACCTGACTGGACTACTGGCGAAGGGGGAACTGCTGCGGCCGGCGTACTGGCGGGAGCACGCTCGCCAGCCAGTTCGGTTCGCGGATGGAGTGGCGACACTGCTGCACGAGGGCTATCGCACCTTCGTCGAGATCGGACCGCATCCGGTGTTGGCGGGCATGACGACGGCCATCGGCGGTGAGATCGCGCTCACCGCCCTGCCGTCGCTGCGGCGTGGTCGCGATGCATGGCAGCAGATACTGCAGAGTCTCGGTCGTCTCTACACGCTCGGCGTCAATGTCGACTGGGCCGGCTTCGACCGCGGTCGCGCTCGCCGCATCGTGGACTTCCCGACGTACCCATTTCAGCGGGAACGTCACTGGTTGCCAGCCGCCCAGCCGCGCCCGGCTGTGCACTCCCCTCATGCTGGAACGCATCCGCTGCTCGGTGGGAAGTTGCGCTCTGCGCTGACGACGCGCCAATTTGAGGCTGAGCTCGCGTGTGAGACGCTGCCGTATCTTCGAGATCATCATGTTGGCGGACTTCCGATTCTCCCGGCCGCGGGCTTTATTGAGTTGGTACGGGCTGCCGCCGACGCCGCCTTCGGTGCGGGAGCGCACCTGGTGCGGGATCTGGCGATTCCACGCCGCCTGACCTGCACCCCGGGCGAGGTCCGCGTCGTACAAACGCTCATCGAGCCGGATGGTCAAGACCAAGCGGTCGTCCGCGTGTACGGTTCGACTGACGAAGACGACGGCTGGCAGCTTCAGGCCACCGCCAGCGTCGTGCGATCGGTCTCCACGAACGATGAGCGTGCGAGGCGCTACCGTGCCACGCCTGCCGAGATCCAGCGCGGTCTGCCGCAGTCGCTCGACCCGGCCGATCACTACGCCCGACTTGGAGCGCGCCGCATCGATCTGGGTGCGAGCCTCCAGGGCGTGCGGCAGCTCTGGTACGGCGATGGCGCGGCGCTTGGCCTCCTGGAGCTACCCACAGCGGCCAAGCACGGGGGTGCGTACGGAGTCCACCCTGCATTGTTGGATGCTGCATTGCAGGTTCTTGCCGCGGCGGTCTCCGATCCACAGACGGCGTATCTGCCGCTGGGGCTTCAACGATTCCAATTGCACTGCGAGCCGGGCGCACGAATCTGGTGTCATGCGCGCCTGCGGGACGGCAGCCAGGGCGCCGTGGCCTCTCGATCTCAGGAGCTGCTGCTGGCCGACCTGGAATTGATGGATGACGATGGCCGCCTGGTGGCAGAGATCGGCGAGCTTCAGTTGCGACGCGTGCACCTGGAGAAGCTTGAGGGACCGGCGTCTGACGATCGTCGAGATCTCTACTACGAGGTGCAATGGCAAGTCGGTGGCCGTGACGTAGCTCCGGACGACGGCGTGCGTGCCGCGCCGCCGGTCATCGAGCTACCCAGGATCGCCTCGGGTGTCGATCTGCGTGCACCAGCCGTGCGCGAAGCATGTGTCCTGGCGCGCTTCGAGCCGTTCGTGCTGCGCCTGGAACAGGTCAGCTTCGAGTACATCCTTCAAGCGCTGTCCGCGCTTGGCTGGAAGGCGCGCGAAGGTGACCGTTTTGCCACGGACGCGCTGGCGACGCAACTACGGATCGACGGGCGTTACGGTCAACTACTCGAACGGTTCTTGGCGATCCTCGAAGAAGAAGGCGTCGTTCGGCGTGACGGCGATGGCTGGTGTGTGCTCCGGGCTCCCCAAACACCTGATGACCCCACACGGGCCTGTGAGGCCCTGCTCTCCGAGTTTCCCGAGACGTCCAGCCAGATCGCGCTGACGCGTCGGTGCGGCAGCCAGCTTGCCGGCATTCTGCGTGGCGAGATCGACCCGCTTCAGGTGCTGTTCCCGGGCGGCTCGCTCGATCTCGCCGAGAGCCTGTACCTGAATTCGCCCTCGGCCGTGGCCTACAACTCGCTGGTGCAGGAAGCGGTGACGCGGTTCGTCAACCAGTCGCCCGTCGACCGTACGATCCGGATTCTGGAGGTCGGCGCCGGCACGGGTGGGACGACGGCGCACCTGCTTCCTCACCTGCCTGCCGACCGGACCGAGTACGCCTTTACGGACGTTTCGCCGCACTTCCTGAGCCGGGCGCGTGAGAAGTTTCGGGCCTATCCGCAGGTGCGATACGAGAGCCTGGATCTTGAGCGCGATCCCGAGGAGCAGGGTTTTCAGCCCGGCCAGTTTGACGTGATCGTCTCGGCAAACGCCGTCCACGCCACCGCCGACCTGGCCCGCAGTCTGGGATGCATCCACCGTCTTCTGCGGCCGGGGGGGCTGCTTGCGCTCCTCGAAGTTACAGAGCGACAGCGCTGGATCGATATCACCTTCGGTCTGACCGATGGTTGGTGGCGATTCACTGACCGGCATCTACGATCCGACTATCCATTGCTTGATCGCGCACAGTGGCATGCTGCGCTCGGAGCGGCCGGTTTCGAGGAGGCGGTGGCGCTGCCCAGGCCAGCCGCGTCCGGTCCGTTTGACCGGGCGGACGGTGCGCCGCGGCAGGCGCTGCTGCTGGCGCAGAAGCTGCTGGACGCTCGGCGCGCGCCGGCATCATCGAAGGGGGAGCCGGGTGCCTGGATCATCCTGGCCGATCGGGGCGGCGTCGGCGATGCCCTGGCCGCGGCGTTGCGGTCCGATGGACATCGGGTAACCGTTGTCGTGCCTGGAGCTTCCTACGGCGCGCACGGCGGGCAGCGGGTTGAAGTTGCCCCGGCGGCGCCCGCTGACTTTCGCCGGCTGCTGGCCGATATCCGCGTGTCACACGGGCCGTCGCTCGCGGGCGTGGTGCACCTCTGGAGCCTCGACAGCGCCGCGGATGAGCGGAGCAGCGAAGCCGACCTCGATCGGGCGATTGCACATTCCTCCCGGAGCGCTCTCCATCTTGTACAGGAGCTCAGCGCGGCTGGGTTTGCCCAGGTTCCACGCCTCTGGCTCGTGACCCGAAACGCCCAGGCTGTCCCACAGGTGGAGGATGAACGGCCTGTTGTTCATGTCAGCCAGTCGCCGTTGTGGGGACTGGGATGGACGATTTCACTTGAGCACCCAGAGCTTCGCGCCATCCGTATTGACCTGGACGATTCCCCGTCGAGGCAGTGTGCTGAGGTGCTCCTTGACGAGGTGACTCGCCCCGACGAAGAGGATCAGGTGGCCTGGCGCGCTGGCCGTCGGCTGGTGGCGCGTCTGACACGTCGCGAACCACCGGCATCGGAGCTGCGGACACGCGAGCGGCCGAACGACACGCCAGTGCGTCTCGGCTTCAGCGCACGCGGAACCATCGACAATCTTCGGCTCGCGCCGGCGGCGCGGCGGCAGCCCGATGCGGGTGAGATCGAAATCGAAGTCCTGGGGACTGGTCTGAACTTCAAGGACGTGCTCAACGTGCTCGGCATGTACCCGGGCGACCCTGGGCCGCTCGGTGGCGAGTGCTCTGGGTTCGTTGTCGCGGTTGGCGCGGGCGTCGAGGGGCTGATACCGGGCGACGCCGTTGTGGCGTTGGCGCCTGGGGCTTTCGGCACGTTTGTGACGGCCCCGGCGAGCATGGTCGCGCGGAAGCCGGACAATCTCACGTTCGCGGAGGCGGCCGGCTTCCTGATCCCCTTCATCACTGCCCAGTTTGCCCTGAGCCATCTTGGCCACATGCGGGCCGGCGAGCGAGTGCTGATCCACGCGGCGGCCGGGGGCGTCGGGCTGGCTGCCGTCCGACTGGCGCTGCAAGCCGGTGTGGAGATCTTCGCCACGGCGGGCAGTGTGGAAAAGCGGGGGTATCTCAGGGCACTGGGAGTCCGACACGTGTTCGACTCACGGTCGCTCGGATTTGCGCACGAAATCCGCGAGGCTACGGACGGTCAGGGCGTGGATCTGGTGCTCAACGCTCTGACCGGCGAGGCAATCCCGCTCAGCCTGTCGTTGTTGCGCGACGGCGGCCGGTTTCTGGAGCTCGGCAAGCAAGAGCAGGTAGCCGCCGAGCAACTACGCCAGCTTGGGCGGCGCATCGAGTACTTCATCATCGATTGGGGTGAGACAGCGCGTGAGCAGCCGCACGTGATCCGCGCGATGCTCGTCGATCTGCTGCGCGCGGCGGAGCAGGGAGCCCTGACGCCACTGCCGACCCAGACTTTCCCGCTCGATCAGGCCGTGGACGCCTTCCGCTTCATGGCGCAAGCCAGGCACATCGGAAAGATCGTCCTGAGTCAGGGCGCAGGCGCTGCGGCAGCGGGAGCGGCAATCCGCGCAGACGCCACCTACCTGATCACGGGGGGCCTGCGGGGACTGGGACTGGAGGTCGCACAGCTCCTGGTCGCACGGGGCGCTCAGCGCCTTGTGCTCATGGGGAGAAGCCTGCCTACGGACAGCGCTCGGGCAGAGATCGCGCGGCTGGCGCGGGCCGGGGCCGAGATCGTGGTGGTCCAGGGCGATGTCTCCTGTGAGGCCGATGTTGAGCGCGCGCTCACGCTCGCGCACACCCCCACGCGACCGCTGCGCGGCGTCGTGCATTCGGCCGGCGTGCTGCATGATGGCGTGCTGGGTCAGCAGACCTGGGAGCGGTTCCAGCACGTGCTCAGCCCGAAGGTGGGCGGGAGCTGGCTCCTGCATACCGCAACGCGGTCACGGCCGCTCGACTTCTTCGTGCTGTTCTCGTCGGCGGCCTCGCTGGTAGGGTCCGCCGGACAGGGCAATCATGTCGCTGCCAACGCCTTTCTGGACGCCCTGGCGCATCATCGTCACGGTCTGGGGCTACCGGCGACCAGCGTCAACTGGGGTGGCTGGTCGGAGGTCGGGGCGGCAGCCGGCACTGATGTGCGTGAGCGCCTTGCCGAGCGTGGCGTCGGGACTATCTCGCCGGGCGAGGGGCTGACGGCTTTCGAGCGTCTGCTCGCGGACGGAGCGGCGCAGGTTGGTGTGCTGCCGGTCGATTGGCCGCGATTCCTTGAGCGGTATGGAAGCCAGCCGCGGCCCCCGTTCTTTCGTCGAGTTCAGGCAGTCCAGATGCCAGTCGCCGTGGCCGATACGGCACCGGCGCCATCGAGCGATCTTCACGACCGCCTTGCAGCGGCGGCGCCGGAGCGCCGACGGCGTGTGCTGCTTGCCTACGTGCAGGAGCAGTGCGCTCGCATCCTGGGACTGCGGCCTGAGCAAGTCGGCGAGCGTGTGCCGCTCCATGAACTTGGGTTGGACTCTCTGATGGCCGTCGAGCTGCGCAACGTTCTGGCCCATGGGCTTGGTGAGGATCGTGCGCTCCCCGCCACCCTCGTTTTCGATCACCCGACCAGCGAGGCGCTGACGGACTACCTCGCGGCCAGCATCCCGCTCCTGCAGATGGCCGCCTCCCGGCTGCCGGACGCTTCGACGCTGCCCGGTCGTGAGTTCCTTCTCGGCGACGATCTGCCGAGCGACACCGGTTCTGATGTGGACGATGGACGGGCGATAGAGGTCTTGCTCGCGGCGCTCGAAGACCTCTCCGAGGACGAGGTCGAACGTCTGGGCGTGAAGCGGATGCTGGAGCGCGACCGATGA